A genomic region of Candidatus Nanoarchaeia archaeon contains the following coding sequences:
- a CDS encoding HAD family hydrolase, translating to MSRAVFLDRDGTINKDFGYVSKIQDLEFERNAVEGIRMFQDLGYRLIIITNQSGIARGVHTEEQTQRFNDELVRRLGAEDIKIDGVYYCPHFPGGKVTEYAIECGCRKPKIGMISKALEQYPDIELEKSVMIGDKVQDVETGKSAGCITILVNTGKGGGDGQAKPDYVAADLKDAAEWVASLR from the coding sequence ATGAGCAGAGCGGTATTTCTTGATAGGGATGGAACGATAAACAAGGATTTTGGATATGTGAGTAAGATTCAAGATCTGGAGTTTGAGAGAAATGCTGTTGAAGGGATTCGGATGTTTCAGGACTTGGGATACCGCCTTATTATCATCACCAACCAGTCAGGCATTGCTCGGGGCGTCCATACCGAGGAGCAGACTCAGAGGTTTAATGATGAGTTAGTCCGGAGGCTGGGGGCAGAGGACATCAAGATTGATGGGGTGTATTATTGCCCGCATTTTCCTGGAGGCAAGGTAACAGAATATGCTATTGAATGCGGCTGCAGAAAGCCAAAGATAGGGATGATCAGCAAGGCTCTGGAACAGTACCCCGATATTGAGCTAGAGAAGAGTGTCATGATTGGAGACAAGGTGCAGGATGTCGAGACTGGGAAGTCTGCTGGGTGCATCACTATTCTCGTAAACACAGGAAAAGGGGGCGGAGACGGGCAGGCCAAGCCTGATTATGTTGCTGCTGATTTGAAGGATGCTGCAGAGTGGGTCGCGTCTTTGCGATGA
- a CDS encoding adenylyltransferase/cytidyltransferase family protein, whose amino-acid sequence MDKMQEIKDRPEQRIIQTEGLISLADRLRKEGKRIVTTNGSFDLLHAGHLQLLKEAKEQGDVLIVGLNSDASVKQYKSKDRPIIPQEYRAEMLAAIRYVDYVVIMDEPEIAVPLVTMVKPDVHVNGSEYGENCIEAGAVKKNGGRLHIVKLKEGLSTTEIIAKICKVYGGHGGRTSK is encoded by the coding sequence ATGGATAAAATGCAGGAAATCAAAGACAGGCCAGAACAAAGGATCATCCAGACGGAGGGGCTGATTTCCCTTGCAGACCGCTTGAGAAAAGAGGGCAAGAGGATTGTCACGACAAATGGAAGTTTTGACCTCCTGCATGCCGGCCATCTTCAGCTGCTGAAGGAAGCAAAGGAGCAGGGAGATGTGTTGATTGTTGGGCTGAACTCTGATGCTTCTGTGAAGCAATACAAGTCGAAGGATAGGCCAATCATACCTCAGGAGTACCGGGCGGAGATGCTTGCTGCCATCCGGTATGTTGATTATGTTGTGATCATGGATGAGCCAGAGATTGCGGTTCCTCTTGTGACCATGGTGAAGCCCGATGTGCATGTGAATGGAAGCGAGTATGGGGAGAACTGCATCGAGGCCGGGGCTGTTAAGAAGAACGGGGGGAGGCTGCATATTGTGAAGTTGAAAGAAGGATTGTCTACAACGGAGATTATTGCGAAGATCTGTAAAGTATATGGCGGACATGGCGGTCGAACATCAAAATGA